One Nitrospirota bacterium genomic window, GGGCGAGTTGCCGGATCAGCTGGACGCCAACCTGCGGACCCTCGACCGACTCCAGTTGGAACGACAGGTCCTGCAGCAAAGCTTGAAGAGCGCGGAGGACCGCTACGCGGATCTAAGCCGGCAGGTTCTTGCGGCATCGTCAGCCTCAGAGGAGGCTACGCCGTCCGATCTGGCGCGACGGCTTCAGACGTTACGCACTCGTCTTGCGGACCTGCGGACCGAATACCGGGACGAGTATCCGGACATCATTCTGCTCAAGAAGGAAATTGCCTCGGTGGAAACCGAACTCGCCTCGCAGGGGTCACGGGAGGCACAAGAAGTGACTTCGGCTTCGGCTGCCGGTCAACTTCCGGCCGGGAATCCGCTCGCGATGCAGCTGGCCGACCAGCAGCGGGAAATCAACGCACTCAGACTTCGTCAGCAGACGGTCTTGGAACAGATCCGCGAGTATGAGCGGCGGGTCGAGAATACCCCGGTCCGCGAACAACAGTTGGCCGCGATCCTCCGCGACTACGAGAACGTTCAGCGCAGCTACCAGAGTCTGCTCGCGAAACGTCAGGATGCCAAGATCTCCGAGAGTCTGGAGCGAAGGCAAAAGGCCGAATTTTTCCGCATCCTCGACCCGGCGAATCTGCCGTCTCGCCCCGATAAACCCAACCGTCCGCTCTTGATGCTGTTGGGGATTTTCGGGGGACTTGCGGCCGGCTTGGGTCTCGCCTATTTCCGCGAGCAGCTTGATCCCTCGATTCAAAGCGAGGAGGACCTGGTCGCGGCGACCACCGGTCTTCCGCTCCTCGCGGTCATTCCGGTCATCCCCGCTTCGGTCAAGAAGAAATCGCGCTCTGAATCGTCGCCGACGGTCCACGTGGGCTCCGGGAAACCATGAGCGACTCGCGATCTCCCGAACCGTACGCCTCGTGGTTATCAAGGATCCGGCAACGCGTGGAGTCTCCAAGCGGGGTCAGCAACGCTCAGACCAACGACGATCTGTCAGCGTCGTCAACCGGTCAGCGACCCGCAAGGGGAGACAAGGTTCAGCTCCCGTTTATCGCAGCGATCGATGAGCCAGACTCGGTGGTCGCCGAGCAGTACCGGCTGTTCGCTGCCAGACTGGAGGGGTTGTGGAAACAGCCCGGCTTCAAGATGGTGGGCATCACGAGCACACTGCCTAGCGAGGG contains:
- a CDS encoding GNVR domain-containing protein — its product is MAQSSTRDGVDHYLEVFSRRRWWVIIPAIVIATLTVPIVMWLPATYRSTTLITVEAQKVPEEFVRSTVTIPIEERLQAISQQILSRTRLERVIEKYGLYREDRQRGWGWLTTWFGRSEDREQAARPGSPQMLDLVVLMKSNIEIEVPRARDRGNTISISFSGESPQTVQAVTNELASLFIEENLKAREAQAEGTTEFLETELQQTKVQLETHEQHLRAFKERSMGELPDQLDANLRTLDRLQLERQVLQQSLKSAEDRYADLSRQVLAASSASEEATPSDLARRLQTLRTRLADLRTEYRDEYPDIILLKKEIASVETELASQGSREAQEVTSASAAGQLPAGNPLAMQLADQQREINALRLRQQTVLEQIREYERRVENTPVREQQLAAILRDYENVQRSYQSLLAKRQDAKISESLERRQKAEFFRILDPANLPSRPDKPNRPLLMLLGIFGGLAAGLGLAYFREQLDPSIQSEEDLVAATTGLPLLAVIPVIPASVKKKSRSESSPTVHVGSGKP